The Microlunatus soli genome contains the following window.
CCGTAATCCGCGCAAGTAGTCCAGCCGGTCCAGGATGTGCCGGTGCCGCAACTGCCGGACGCCGGACAGAACGGGATCGGGATAGGTCTCGGCCACACTGCATCGCCCCCTCTGCTGTTGGCCCCTCTGTTGTCGGCCGGGACGATCGGCTCGTGGCCGCATCTCGCGCTCCCAACGAGAGGGTCCGGACGGCGTCAACATAGCCAGTGGAGGGATCACCTTCGGACCTCTCGGGCGACAAATCTGCCGACGACCCGGCTCAGCCGTGTTGTTCGCTGATCCGCACCCGGGCACCGATCGGCACCCCATCCAGTGCACCGGCGGGCACCTCGAGCAGTGCATCGACAGGTTGCGGGGAGATCCAGGTCGGACAATCCGATGCCTCGGCTCGCCCGCACGGTTTCAGCGTCCGGATCGCGACCACCGCGTCGTCGGAAATCCAGGCTGCGTCCAACGGCACCAGGGTGTCGGCCATCCACACCTTCTGCACCCGGCGCCCGGAGAAGTCGAACAGCATCCCGCTGCCGGCCGGCACCGTGGATCGTTCCGACAAGCCCTGTTGCTGTTGGCGGCCGGTCCGCGCGACCTCGACCCGGAAGGACCGGCCGTCGACCGACACCTCTGCCTTGTCCAGGACGCCGATGCCACAGCCCGCCGTCGACAGCAGCACAACGACGGCGGTCGGCACGGCGAACACGGTTCCCATCCGGGGATGACGCGGCCGCGGGCCGGCACTGGAAGTCGTCATCGTCACAACGCCCGCACGGTTCGCAGATAGCGGGTGTTGACGCGGGACTGCACGGCTCTGCTGATCGGGCCGCCGAGCCGCGCCAGCGGACTGGACAGCCGGGAGAAGGCGGTCAGCGAGAACCGTACGGAGTCGCCGTCCAGTCGCTCGACCAGGAATCGTTCCTCACCCCGCTCGGGATGACCGGGCAACGTCCCGTACGCAAACCCGACCGCGTCCGGCTCGTCGATCAGATAGACCACCCGGCAGCGGGTCCGGACCGGGAACGGGCCGAGCGCCAGAGTCGCGATCAGCACCACCTCGGGTTCGGCGCGCAGCGCCGACACCCGCATCTGCAGGCCGGCTGCGCTGTGCATCCGCCAGCCCAGCAGCGCCTCGGCGACCCGTACGAACCGGTCCTCGCCGGTTGGGTCAGGACCGAGGATCACCTCTCGACGCAGCTGCCGGTAGCCGGTCGGCAACGGGCCCGATCGGGTTGCCCCGACCTCCGGGTAGCTGAACGGCGCTCGGCTGAGTTCGGTCGCAGTCACCGGCGGCAGCAGCACCGGTGTCGTCATCACGATCCTCTCCGATCGGCAGCGCAACGGTCGTCGACCAGTCTGCCGCACAGAAAGCAAAAACCCTTGGCAGCGTCATGCGACCAAGGGATGCGGTGGTGGGCCTAACTGGACTTGAACCAGTGACCTTTGCCTTATCAGGGCAACGCTCTAACCGACTGAGCTATAGGCCCGCAAACGGTGGCGGTGGTCGGCCTCGGACTCGGTCCGTGCACGCCTCACGCCGAAGCGCAACGCTAGCCCATCAGGCGGCATCGTTCCAAATCGAAAGCCGCCGCCCCGCGTGAACGGAACGGCGGCCGACGTCGATGCAAAAGATCAGTCCTCGGCGAGGGTGACCTCAAGGCCGCCGAGCATGGTGGCGGCCAGGTTGTACAGGAACGAGGCCAGGGTGGCCAGCGCGGTGAAGATCACCACGTCGATGCAGGCCAGGAAGGCCGTCACGCCCATCACCTTCTGGGTGTTGACGTAGTCCTCGATCCGGAACGGCGTGGTGTCGCCCGGGCTCTGCAGAACGCTGCCGACGATCGAGTCGACCGAGTCGAACAACCCCGACGATCCGATCACCAGCCAGACCGCGTAGACCGCGACGACCATCACGATGCCGGCCGCGATGGAGAACAGGAAGGCCGTCTTCATCACCGACCACGGATCCAGTCGGGACAGCCGCAGCCGCGCCTTACGGGTGCCGCGGGCCGTTCCGACCTTCGGCTTGTCGGCCTTGGCCGGGTCGGCGCTGTCGGCGCCCGCGGTTGCCGAGGCCGGCGGGCCGACGGGCTCACGGTTCATCGCGGTGGTCGGCTCGTTCGCCGGGTCGGCGGACGATCTCTGCGTCGTCGCGGTGTTCTTCGCGGCCGTCGCACCGGCGGCGGCAGTGGCGGTTGCCCCGGCGCCCGCAGCCGTCTTGCCGGTGGCAGGCTGCTGGCCGGCGGACTTCGCCGCATCGGACTTCGATTCGTCGGACTTCGCGGGGTCGGGCTTCGCGGGGTCGGACTTGCCTCCCGACCGCACCCGGCCCAGCACGCTGCTGGCCACGGCACTCAGCTTGCTGGTCGGCTCGCCGCCCGATTCGGTGCCGGCGGTCGCACCGGCGGCGTTCCCGTTGGCAGCGGGCTGCGTCGCGGTGTCCGGAGCGCCGCCGTTCCGGCTGCCGTTGGCCTGCGCGCTGCGAGCGTCGTCATCGACCGGTTGAGCCCGGGCTGCCGTCGACGTGCCGTCGGTCTGTGCCTCCGGCGCCGAGCCCGCACTGCGTGCCGGTCGAGCGGATGCGCTGCGCTTGGCGTTCCGTCCGGCGGCACTGGCCGCTGCGGCGGCGTAGATGTCGTCGCCGCCGGAGGGGCCGCTCTGAGTGCTCGCCGGGCTGGAGGCCCCTTCGGGTCCCCTGCTGCGTTCGCTCACCGTCATTCCTCCGGTTCATCCTCGTCGGCGTCTGTGCTCGAGTCAGTCTGGCTACTCGATTCTGCCTGGTCAGACCCCGCGGTCGTGGCGGACTCGCCCTCCACGATTCCAGATTCGTCCGCAGGATCCGAATCGACGCTCGTATCGGACGCGTCCGGGGCGGAGCCGTCCTGCTCCGACCCGGCCTCGACCGGCGCGCTGCCAGGAGTAGTCTCCTCGCCCGATTCAAGCTCCTCCAATTCCGGCGTCGTCTCCGGGTTCAACGCGATCACAGCCACCGAGTCGCCGCCACGGACACCGACGAACTTGATGCCCATCGTGTCCCGGCCCTTGACCGGCACTTCGGCGACAGCGCTGCGGGTGATCTGGCCGCTGGCCTTGATCGCGATCACCTCGTCGTTCTCCCGCAGCACCAGCCCGCCGACCAATTCGCCGCGCGCGTCGTTCAGCTTCATCGCCTTGATACCCAGGCCGCCACGGCCCTGCTGACGATACTGCGACACCGCGGTCCGCTTGCCGAAGCCCTCGTCGGTGACGGTGAAGACGTACCACTCGTCCTCGGCCAGATCACTGGAGATCCGGGTCAGGCTGAGCAACTCGTCGCCGTCGCGGAACTTCATACCGGTGACGCCGGAGGTCGCCCGGCCCATCGGCCGCAGCTGGGCATCGGTGGCCGGGAACCGGATCGCCTGGCCCTTCTTGCTGATCAGCAGCACGTCGTCCTCGGGGCTGCACAGCTCGGCGCCGATCAGCTCGTCGTCCTCGTCGCGGAAGTTGACCGCGATGATGCCGGCCTGCCGCGGCGAGTCGTACAACGACAGCTGGGACTTCTTCACCAGGCCCTTACGGGTGGCCAGCAGCAGGTACGGCGCATCCTCGTAGCTGCGCAGCGTGAGGACCTGGGCGATCTCCTCGTCGGGCAGGAAGGACAGCAGCCCGGCGACGTGACCGCCGCGGGCGTCCCGGTTGGCCTCCGGCAACTGCCAGACCTTGGCCCGGTACACCCGGCCCTTGTTGGTGAAGAACAGGATCCACTGGTGGTTGCTGGTGGCGAACAGATGCACCACTTCGTCGTCGGCCTTCAACGACGCGCCACGTACGCCCTTGCCACCGCGCTTCTGCACCCGGTAGGCGTCGGTGTTGGTGCGCTTGGCGTAGCCGCCGCGGGTGATGGTGACCACCACGTCGTTGTCGGGGATGAAATCCTCGGCGCTCATGTCGCCGTCATCGGCGATGATCTCGGTCCGCCGGTCGTCGCCGTACTTCTCCACGATCTCGGCCAGCTCGGTGCTGACGATCTGCCGCTGCCGCTCGGGCCGGGCCAGGATGTCCTGGTAGTCGGCGATCTCGGCCTCGATCTTGGCCAACTCGTCGATGATCTTCTGCCGTTCCAGAGCAGCCAGCCGGCGCAGCTGCATGTCCAGGATGGCGTTGGCCTGCAGCTCGTCGATCTCCAGCAGCTCGATCAGGCCGGTCCGCGCCTCGTCGGTGGTCGGGCTGCGGCGGATCAGCGCGATCACCTCGTCCAGCGCGTCCAGCGCCTTGACCAGGCCGCGGTAGATGTGCGCCCGGGCCTCGGCCTGGGCCAGCCGATACTCGGTCCGGCGCCGGATCACGTTCAGCTGGTGAGTGATCCAGTACGAGATGAACTGGTCCAGCCGCAACGTCCGCGGCACTTCGTCGACCAGCGCCAGCATGTTGCAGCCGAACGTGTCCTGCAGCTGGGTGTGCTTGTACAGGTTGTTCAGCACCACCCGCGGCTGGGCGTCCCGCTTCAGCACGATCACCAGCCGCTGGCCGGTCCGGGCCGAGGAGTCGTCCCGGATGTCGGCGATGCCGGCCAGTCGACCGGCGTTGACCAACTCGGCGACCTTCAGACTGAGGTTGTCCGGGTTGACCATGTACGGCAACTGGGTGACCACCAGCTGGGTACGGCCGGCCTTGTCCTCCTCGATGTCGACCACCGCGCGCATCGTCACCGAGCCGCGACCGGTGCGGTAGGCGTCGTCGATGCCCTTGCGGCCGACGATCAACGCACCGTTGGGGAAATCCGGACCGTGCACCCGCTGGATCGCCGCCTCCAGCAGATCCTCCTCGGTCGCCTCCGGATTCTCCAGCGCCCACTGCACGGCGTCGGCGACCTCACGCAGGTTGTGGGTCGGGATGTTGGTGGCCATCCCGACCGCGATGCCGGTCGATCCGTTCACCAGCAGGTTGGGGAACCGGGCCGGCAGCACGACCGGCTCCTGGGTCTTGCCGTCGTAGTTGGCCCGGAAGTCGACGGTGTCCTCGCCGATGTCGCGGACCATCTCCATCGCCAGCGGCGCCATCTTGCACTCGGTGTAGCGCATCGCCGCGGCCGGGTCGTTGCCCGGCGAACCGAAGTTGCCCTGACCGTCCACCAGCGGGTAGCGCTTCACCCAGCTCTGGGCCAGCCCGACCAGGCTGTCGTAGATCGCGGAGTCGCCGTGCGGGTGGTACTGGCCCATCACCTCGCCGACGACCCGGGCGCACTTGTTCCAGCCACGGTCCGGCCGGTAGCCGCCGTCGTACATCCCGTACAGGATCCGGCGGTGGACGGGCTTCAACCCGTCGGTGACGTCGGGCAGTGCACGGCCGACGATCACGCTCATCGCGTAGTCCAGGTAGGACTTCTGGATCTCGTCCTGCAGATCGACCGGTTCCAGCCGATCATGCCCCGGTGGCGGCGTAACTTCCGTCATATCTCAACTTTCCTTACCTACAAGCGATGTACGTGTCCGAACCGACCCAAGATGATCAGCCCAACTCGACCCTCAAGGCGACCACGCCCGGGGGTCCGGGGGTCGCCCCCCGCGAGCGGAGCGAGCTAAATATCAAGGAACCGAACGTCCTTGGCGTTGCGCTGGATGAACTGCCGGCGCTGTTCGACGTCCTCACCCATCAGGATCGAGAACATCTCGTCGGCCCGGGCGGCGTCCTCCATCGTGACCTGCAACAGGATCCGGGACTCCGGATTCATCGTGGTCTGCCACAGATCCTCGGCATCCATCTCACCCAGACCCTTGTAGCGCTGGATCGCTGCCTCCTTCGGCAGCCGCTTGCCGGCCTCGGCGCCGACCCGGAGCAACGCGTCCCGCTCGGCATCGCTGTAGGCCAGTTCGTGGGTCGCGTTGGTCCACTTCAACCGATACAACGGCGGCTGGGCGAGGTAGACGTGACCGGCCTCGATCAACTGCC
Protein-coding sequences here:
- a CDS encoding DUF192 domain-containing protein, with product MGTVFAVPTAVVVLLSTAGCGIGVLDKAEVSVDGRSFRVEVARTGRQQQQGLSERSTVPAGSGMLFDFSGRRVQKVWMADTLVPLDAAWISDDAVVAIRTLKPCGRAEASDCPTWISPQPVDALLEVPAGALDGVPIGARVRISEQHG
- a CDS encoding DUF1990 family protein codes for the protein MTTPVLLPPVTATELSRAPFSYPEVGATRSGPLPTGYRQLRREVILGPDPTGEDRFVRVAEALLGWRMHSAAGLQMRVSALRAEPEVVLIATLALGPFPVRTRCRVVYLIDEPDAVGFAYGTLPGHPERGEERFLVERLDGDSVRFSLTAFSRLSSPLARLGGPISRAVQSRVNTRYLRTVRAL
- a CDS encoding DUF3566 domain-containing protein gives rise to the protein MSERSRGPEGASSPASTQSGPSGGDDIYAAAAASAAGRNAKRSASARPARSAGSAPEAQTDGTSTAARAQPVDDDARSAQANGSRNGGAPDTATQPAANGNAAGATAGTESGGEPTSKLSAVASSVLGRVRSGGKSDPAKPDPAKSDESKSDAAKSAGQQPATGKTAAGAGATATAAAGATAAKNTATTQRSSADPANEPTTAMNREPVGPPASATAGADSADPAKADKPKVGTARGTRKARLRLSRLDPWSVMKTAFLFSIAAGIVMVVAVYAVWLVIGSSGLFDSVDSIVGSVLQSPGDTTPFRIEDYVNTQKVMGVTAFLACIDVVIFTALATLASFLYNLAATMLGGLEVTLAED
- the gyrA gene encoding DNA gyrase subunit A translates to MTEVTPPPGHDRLEPVDLQDEIQKSYLDYAMSVIVGRALPDVTDGLKPVHRRILYGMYDGGYRPDRGWNKCARVVGEVMGQYHPHGDSAIYDSLVGLAQSWVKRYPLVDGQGNFGSPGNDPAAAMRYTECKMAPLAMEMVRDIGEDTVDFRANYDGKTQEPVVLPARFPNLLVNGSTGIAVGMATNIPTHNLREVADAVQWALENPEATEEDLLEAAIQRVHGPDFPNGALIVGRKGIDDAYRTGRGSVTMRAVVDIEEDKAGRTQLVVTQLPYMVNPDNLSLKVAELVNAGRLAGIADIRDDSSARTGQRLVIVLKRDAQPRVVLNNLYKHTQLQDTFGCNMLALVDEVPRTLRLDQFISYWITHQLNVIRRRTEYRLAQAEARAHIYRGLVKALDALDEVIALIRRSPTTDEARTGLIELLEIDELQANAILDMQLRRLAALERQKIIDELAKIEAEIADYQDILARPERQRQIVSTELAEIVEKYGDDRRTEIIADDGDMSAEDFIPDNDVVVTITRGGYAKRTNTDAYRVQKRGGKGVRGASLKADDEVVHLFATSNHQWILFFTNKGRVYRAKVWQLPEANRDARGGHVAGLLSFLPDEEIAQVLTLRSYEDAPYLLLATRKGLVKKSQLSLYDSPRQAGIIAVNFRDEDDELIGAELCSPEDDVLLISKKGQAIRFPATDAQLRPMGRATSGVTGMKFRDGDELLSLTRISSDLAEDEWYVFTVTDEGFGKRTAVSQYRQQGRGGLGIKAMKLNDARGELVGGLVLRENDEVIAIKASGQITRSAVAEVPVKGRDTMGIKFVGVRGGDSVAVIALNPETTPELEELESGEETTPGSAPVEAGSEQDGSAPDASDTSVDSDPADESGIVEGESATTAGSDQAESSSQTDSSTDADEDEPEE